The sequence TGGCAGAGAACCGAGGGCTCCCGCGGCTACGCGAGCCCGAGGCGCTCCAGGTCGTCCTCGTCGAGACCGAGGTAGTGGCCGATCTCGTGCTTCACCGTGATCTGGATCTGCTCGACCAGCTCGGCGTGGGTGCGGCAGATCTTCTCGAGGTTCTTCTTGAACAGGATCACGCGGTCGATGTCGCGCGCCTGCGCGGTCACGGCGGCCTCGGTGCGCGGCACGCCGATGAAGATGCCGAGAATCTGCGGCGACACGTTCTCGCGCGTGATCAGCTCGGCGTCGGGGAAGTCGTGCACGAGCACGGGCATGTGCTCGACGTACTCGCGGATCGAGCGCGGCAGATCCGAGATCGCCTCCGCGGTGATGCGCTCGAACGTCGGGTGATCGACGACGACGGGCAGCGGGTAGTGGTCGCTGTCGAGCGCGTTCGACTGCTGGAACGCGCGCCGCGCATCGTCGTCGCGGCCGAGCCGCTCGAGCACGAGGCCGAGGTGGTAGACGGCGTGCGCGGACTCGGGGTCCATGATCACCGCGCGCTCGAGGTGCTTCTTCGCCTCGTCGAAGCGCCCGAGCTCGAAGCTCAGCTGGCCCTCGAAGGCGCGGTAGACCGCGATCTCGCCGGACTTCTGAATCGCGCGCCGCACCAGGAAGAGCGCGCCCTCGAGATCGTCGAGGTAGAAGAGCGCCTTCGACTTCAAATAATAAATCTCGGCTTCGGTCGCGCGGTCCGGCTTCGGCAGCTCCGTCGCGCCCGAGAGCAGCTTGTCGCACAGCGCGATCGCCTGTTCGTGCTCGCCCATCTCCTCGATGAGCAGCTCGGCTCGGTTCAGGTGCGCGGTGAGGAACTTCGGGTCGGCCATCACCGCGAGCTCGAACTGGTAGAGCGCCTCTTCCACGCGCCCCTCGTCCCAGAGAATCTCGCCGCGTCCGTTGTGCGCCTCGGCGCCGTTCGGGTGCGCCTTCAGCGCCTCGTCGAGCCACGCCAGCGCCTCGTCCGTGCGGCCGCCATGGGACGCTTCCATCGCCTGATCCAGGCAATCCCAGTAGCGGTCGTTGTCTCTCATCAGGGGCGCCGCCTTGCTGGAAGAACGTCTCGGCTGAACGGAAGCGCACCCTAGCAGAGCAAGTTCGCGCCCCTTCGCGCAAAAACTCCGACGGGCGAGCGCACGACTTCGTCGGAAGATCTCGCGCGAGATTTTTCCGATCGCGAGCCCCGAAGCCGCGGATGCGAGTCCATCGTCGGCTCGCATCCGAGCCGCAGAAGTCGCGCGCAAGCTGCTGAAATTCCGGGAGTTCTTCGCAGCGCCTCGCGCGCGGGTTGCGGCTGCTCGAAGCGCTGCCGCACTCTGCGCCGACTTCTAGGAGAAGCGCGTGATCCTGCAGAACAAGACCGTGATCGTCTCGGGTGTCGGCCCCGGCCTCGGCGGCGAAGTCGCGCGCTGCGCAGCGCGCGACGGAGCGAACGTCGTGATCGCCGCGCGCAATGCCGCGAAGCTCGAAGGCATCGCGAAAGCGCTCGACCCGAGCGGCGCGCGCGTGGCCGCGCACGGCTTCGACATCACGGACGCGCAAGCGTGCGAAGGCCTGATCGCATTCGCCGAGCGGCGCTTCGGGGGCGTCGACGCGCTGATCCAGGTCGCCGCGTTCGACGCGGTGTTCGGCACGCTCGAAACCACCACCGCCGACGACTGGCGCAAGGTGATGGAAGTGAACGTGATCGGCTCGACGCAGCTGTGCCGCGCGGCGGTGCCCGCGATGAAGCGCCGCGGCGGCGGCTCGATCGTCCTAATCGGTTCCCAGTCCTACAACCATCCCCCCGACACCGCGCAGCTCGCCTACGCGTCGTCGAAGGGCGCGCTGATGAGCGCGATGTTCCAGATGGCCGTCGAGCTCGGCCCCGCGAAGATTCGCGTGAACACCGTGATCCCCACCTGGATGTG comes from Deltaproteobacteria bacterium and encodes:
- a CDS encoding SDR family oxidoreductase — protein: MILQNKTVIVSGVGPGLGGEVARCAARDGANVVIAARNAAKLEGIAKALDPSGARVAAHGFDITDAQACEGLIAFAERRFGGVDALIQVAAFDAVFGTLETTTADDWRKVMEVNVIGSTQLCRAAVPAMKRRGGGSIVLIGSQSYNHPPDTAQLAYASSKGALMSAMFQMAVELGPAKIRVNTVIPTWMWGPPVQNYVKWQAKEQKTSEEAVVAHIAKRFPMREIPPDDDVAEVAVLFASDRMRMVTGQYLRVDAGEKLG
- a CDS encoding metallopeptidase family protein codes for the protein MRDNDRYWDCLDQAMEASHGGRTDEALAWLDEALKAHPNGAEAHNGRGEILWDEGRVEEALYQFELAVMADPKFLTAHLNRAELLIEEMGEHEQAIALCDKLLSGATELPKPDRATEAEIYYLKSKALFYLDDLEGALFLVRRAIQKSGEIAVYRAFEGQLSFELGRFDEAKKHLERAVIMDPESAHAVYHLGLVLERLGRDDDARRAFQQSNALDSDHYPLPVVVDHPTFERITAEAISDLPRSIREYVEHMPVLVHDFPDAELITRENVSPQILGIFIGVPRTEAAVTAQARDIDRVILFKKNLEKICRTHAELVEQIQITVKHEIGHYLGLDEDDLERLGLA